The genomic region GCGCTTCATTCGCAAGCAAAGAACAAGGAAAGCACATCCGCACGTTACGCTCATCTCGGCTTGTCACCATGGGATTTTTTGACGCTGACCTCAGCTACCCCACTGTGCGCACGGAGCGCATGAAGCAcaagcgccgtcgccttgtGCAGGGCCCGAACTCGTACTTCATGGACGTGAGCTGCCCGCGTTGCCGCCAGGTGACTGTGGTGTACAGCCACGCCACCACGTCGGTGGAGTGCAAGGGCTGCTCCAAGAAGCTCTGCCGCCCCACTGGTGGTAAGGCGCTGCTCGTGGAGGGCTGCGGGTACCGCCGCAAGCCGGACCACTAATcacgctctcctctcttcgtGGGTGTGTGTCATGCTTCGTCTGTGGTGcccgacgcacgcacgcacacgcacacacacacgcacgtaccCGCAGGGGAAGTAGGAGGTGAGAAGCGCGCCTGTGATTTCTCTTGTTTTATCTTCGCGAATGAAGAGCATCAGACAACGAAAATAAGAAAAATGGTGCGGCTTGATGGTGCATAGGGGCTCCTGTGGTGAGCAGAGGGAAGGGCAGGGGATTGGAaggcccccctcctctcctttcctcccctccttgtGTGTCTCTCATCTCTGCGCTTTCTGCCATCGTCGAGTCCGAACATGTCtctgttttttgttttgtttttcttttgcgtGCTGTTTTTTCGTGTCccttgcctccctccctccctccctccccactctCGGCGCATGTGTAAGTGTGCGTCGTGAGccggagaagaggaggaaggggggctACGGATGTGAgcgcaggtgtgtgtgccagtGCAGGCGGCTGGGTGGTGTGTCTCTCATGAGGTGCACAAGCATGCACAAACGCATCGACGCAACTGACGCGATGCTCTTCCCCCCCCATATCTCACAGCCCTCCTGTCGGCGTTAATGGCAGTCGTAGTGGCGTCTACCGCTAACGTCGACTGCTACACGCTGCAACACATATGTATGCACGCATATATGCACTGCACACGCATGGGATGGAAGGCATCGCACCCGCAAGAAAAACAAGAAGCAGTAGCAAACAGAGCGCTAGTTGCTCAGCAGCGGATGGCGGGGTCCGAAGCTGccgtctcctccttcctAGCCGTGcgccccacacacccacccatccGCCGTCTTCCCTTTCTTCCTGCACATCCCCGAGGATGAGTAGAGGGCAAGGGGAGGTGTGGTGGAGAGGACTGTGAGGAAGAAAGAATGGGCCTCTACATGAAAATAGGGAAGCAGTCAGCAAGAGCAGCCGACTCGCTTTTTTTGTTGAGCGCTAtcgcccttcccttccccaACAGCGCTCCTCCGACCTCCACGTCTGTGTCCgtccctcttcctttccaTCTGACTTCCTTACAAGCAGCACACAGATGCCGTGCGCAACCTTGCGAAGATCCGCTGTAGTAGGCTCTTGCCCCCAAGTGCGACGTATCCCTtgtctttccctctctcgctgcgcagAACCGCTTTCagccacccacccaccccccgaccccaacagcaacagcgacCGTTGATGTtcagcaccaccgctgcggaTGCCTCCCTTGAGGCGGTGGACGCGGAGACGATGCACGCCTTTCGCATGCATCTGGGAGACGTGCCCAGAGGCGCGATGGCGGCAACAACGCAGGAGGCGCCGAGCACACCTGCCGGGTTAAAGGGGACCTCCTCGTCTGCCTTTCTGTCAAGCGCGTTTTCTGGTGTGACATCCGGATACAGCAAAGAcgatgccggcgccgacgacgaaATCCCCGAGTACGCTCTCCCCGATGCGCAGTACATTGAGCGCACGATACTCCCCCTGTTGCTGCGTGGGTTGGAGGTGGTCGCGCAAGCTCGCCCGCCTGACCCACTCGCCTTCCTTGGTGCCTACATGATCTGCAACAACCCCCAGAAGCCGTCGTCTAAGAATGCTCCAGCCTCGGCAAATAGCCTTGAGAAAGCGAAGCCCACCTGTGTAAGTGCGCCGGCCGACGACTCCGCTTCTCCTGCGCTGGCAGAGGCAGTGAAGCAGGCCATGAGCCGCTTTTCCGCCTCCAAGAGCAACACCAGTGCCGCCTCGAAGCCTACCACGGCTGCCAGGTGCGCTCCTTCCGTGGACACGAAAAAAACCTAGCAGCACTGCAAGTCGCACGCGTGTTGTCATTGTGATCCGGCTTCCCACCGTCCGCGCTGACTAGTGATTTTTTTCGCGTGCCCGTTGCTTCTTTATGTGTTATCCACGATGTACaagagcagcgtcagcggcggaTGCTGCAGTGCAGCGAAGAAAACGGAAAACACAGAGGGGTTGACCGCCCCCACGGTGTACTGGGCATATGCATCGTCTCGCCCTGTATCGCAGAgctggcaccgctgcgcctcctcccttgCTCCCGGAGATGGTATGCGCGCCTCTCGCCAGGGAGGAACGGGGCCACGCTCAGTTGCAGGAGTGCATGCGCATGCttgccgcgcacgcgcgatAAGTGAAGGGGGAAAACGAGAAGACGAGCGGCGCTTTCTACACTCGCCATGCTGCATTACAGTGCCTCTGCGATCAGAGACGAGCGATTCAGCTTCCGCATCGACTCCTACTCGCACAAAGCCCCACCAACGCCCAGCACCCACCTCATTCCCTTCTCGGCCTTCCTCCCtgccttttttctctcccgGCCTACTTTTCCTTCGTTGGTTTCCGTCCATTTACCTCGGCACGTTATGTGGCGTTGCCGTCCTCCCATCGTCGTCATcatgagcagcaccgtcatCTGTGCATATCAACGGTTTCTCTGCTCTCCGCCGTCACCCCACACTCTTCCGTCTCGCTGCCACCACTCCTTTCTgccatccctctctctccacatTCGCTTGCTCACCCTTTGGCGCTCGCCGTGAGACGCATTTACCCTCCCTGCCTttgctgtggcggtggtTGTGGTGGGTGCTGCTTGCCCGTGTTTTGGACGTGCGTCcggcacctgctgctgctgcttctgctttcggcgctgcgcacaaCATCGAAGGTCACATCCGCATACAcgtgcgccccctccttcgTATTTTGGCCAACGAACTTGGAGCGTTTCAAACCGCCGCGTGCTGCTTGACTGACGCACGCACTCTCGCATACTCATGGAAACACCGGCAGTACAGGCTCTCTACCCCCCCCTTCCGTTCTCCCTATCCGACCCCACCTTTGCTATTCCTTGGCCTTTGACCAGTTACCCACGGCACGTAATCGCTCTGGCTCTCGTTTCGCCCGCCGACAatctgcgccagcgcgaagTTGAAAAAGTCGCCGAGACTTCTCGGCTGGAGTGTTCtgtccctcttcctcctcgtcttcacGGAGATGTCCTTCACCGATGCGCAGAGTCCCGAATACCAACGGGGCATCAACGACGCGGAGCGGCATCGCAGGGCGACAGAGGAAAACTGGATACGGCCCGCCCTCGGCCCCATCGTATGGCTCGGCGTGCCATTCTTGCTGGCATGGATGTATATGCGCCGTGTCTCGCTGGGCAGTCCGCTCGGCAGCGGAtccgccagcggcagcggcaacccTTTCATGAGCATGATGGAGCAGATGATGCCGATTAAGAAGCGGCAGTTTCGCGTCGACGTGAAAGGTACAAGGTTCTCCGACGTTGTCGGCATCCCGGAGGCGAAGGCCGAGGTGCGCCAGTACGTCGACTTCCTCACAGAGCCGAACAAGTTCACTCGGCTCGGGGCGCGACTGCCGAAGGGGTGTCTGCTGACGGGGGAGCCCGGCACAGGCAAGACACTGCTGGCCAAGGCCGTCGCCGGTGAAGCGAATGTGGCTTTCTTCAGCTGCAACGGTGCGGACTTTATTGAGCTCATAGGTGGCAGTGGCCCAAAGCGGGTGCGCGAGCTCTTCGAGGAAGCGCgggcggccgcgccggcgatCATCTTCATCGACGAAATCGACGCCATCGGCTCCCGCGCTGGCAAGCAGGGCGgctccgtcagcagcgaggagAACCGCACCATCAACCAGCTGCTCGCTGAGTTGGATGGGCTCAGCACGAGCGCCGATCCCATTGTTGTGCTGGCGGCCACGAATTTCCAGGACAACATCgacaaggcgctgctgcgtgaggGCCGCTTCGACCGAAAAATTGCCATTGAGATGCCCGACCTCTCCGCGCGTCGCGAGCTCTTCGAGCACTATCTTAACCGCATCTGCACTGGTGACCCAAACGGCCGCACAAAGGATGAGGGCGGCAAGGAGCTGGCGCTAGACACTAGCGTGAGCAACAAGGCGCTGGCAGACCAGCTTGCGGACCTCACGCCAGGGCTGTCGCCGGCCACGGTGGCCACGGTCGTAaacgaggcggcgctgcagagcggAATAGCCGGTAAGCCGCTTGTGCAGCTGCCGGATCTGCTGGAGGCACTGGACAACACGCTTATGGGCCGCAAGCACCGCAATCGCCAGAGCGACCAATCGGCTCGCCGCACCGCGATTCACGAAGCCGGTCACGCTCTGACGGCGTGGATGCTACCGGTTGTGCAGAAAGTGCTGAAGATCAGCGTCACCCCGCGCGGGCACGCGATGGGCTACACGCAGCGCGCCGGGACTGAGTTTCACGAATATCAAACAAACGCGACGCTCTTCGCCGACATGGTGGTCATgctcggcggccgcgccgcagAGGAGGTGATGCTAGGCGACGTGTCAGCCGGTGCGATGGACGACTTACAGCGGGCCACTGACGTGGCGCTCAAGCAGATGCTGGCGTTTGGCatgagcacacacacggggcTGCTGTCGTACCACCCTGATTACACTCAAGCAGGGCGGGACTTCACGACCTTTTCCAACGAAGCCCAGTACCGCGCTGAACTGGAGGCGCAGAAGCTGCTTGCAGCCGCCCACTCCACCGCCGTGGACATCGTCAAGCGTCACAAGGACAAAATGGAGATTATGGTGAAGGCGCTACTGGAGAAGAAGGAGCTGTCGACTCGCGACATTGAGGAGCTCTGGGGCCCGCGGCCatcgacgccgacggtggaGGACATTGTGCACAAGGTCATCGAGGTGACTGGCAGCTACGCCGAGATCACCGCGACCGTTggccctgcggcggcagcggtggcgacaCCGAGCATTGCGGGAGTGTATTAATAGTGATGAGGTGAGAAGGACAGCAAATGAAGGGCTTCTTTGCTCGCCTACGTGTGCGCTTGTTCTTCTCTCGTTGGGCTGCGCTCATTGCTTGCGGGTGTTTTCCCCACACAACGCATcagacgcacgcgctgcaaACACAACCTCAGGCGTCGGAggtggcgcacgcgcgtatAGCTGTTCTTTGCTTTTGTTGTTATTTTTGCCTTTACTGCTGCCTTACTTCGCTGTCATCGCAGTCGTCAGCGTCGTTGCTCGGCATGTGGCGTTTGTTTTGTTGTACGAAGCGGGtgtacgtgtatgtgtatgcgtccgtgtgtgtgtgtgtgtgtgtgtgggcttGCACACCTGCACGTGCGTGGTTGGCTGGTGTGTCTATTCGTGTGTTGCGCGGCAGTGTAGACGCTGAGCACAGGAGAAGAGTAAGTGTGCGACAGCGAAGAGGAGTGGAGGAGGGTGAAGAAAGGCGAGGCAAGGCGAAGGCAGGTGTTCACACGTCAGGAGGAGAATCCAGAGGGCGTGCGTGAAGTGCATGCGTGATGCGTTGCGCTCAAGGCACTTcattctcttctctccctcaccttcccccctccccctcccctccatcgAGCCTCCCGCCTCATCCCAaatgtgcatgcgcgcacacgcgcatcctctcttgtctgtctgtgtgtcgcTCCTtcaggcagcgccgcctcttgTCAAGTTATTCCTGCAAAGCAcataccccccccctccctttctccatTACTTCACAAAACCCACGATCGCCTCCATATGCAGACTCGCGTACCTGggcgcgtgcttgcgtgtgtgcttatCCCCCATCATCACTTGCTCGCCTGCCGATCATGATCGGCGGGACATGCACCTCTTCGATGCCTGCGAAAGGCAGAAGAGAACCCGCTGAGCGATGCGCGCACCCGCTGACTCGCCGTCATCCTgtccctttctccctctgctGTGCATctactccccccccctcccgccctcgcactgtctctctccccatACCTttcacgcgcgcacgcacacacacacacacacacacacacacacacacacacagttgCCTTTCGCGCCACAGAAAACGCTCATGAAGAGAGCCACAACGCACACCGCATACTGATAAGAATCCAGAAGTAGCAGAGTCCAGTGTAGCTCCTTGCAGaacccttccctcccttcccatCCGCCCAAAGCCCccgttgttgttttgtttttgtgctTTCCACgtttcctcccttccctgTAATCCACTAAGAACGCTTCGCgttgtttgtttgcttgtCTTTCTCGCCCTCGCTTATTCGCTTGCTGCTCGCTGtcagcggcgcacgcacctGCCCACGCATTCGTAGTCACAGGCGCGTACATCTGCCACGTCACCAGCATGTCCAAGATCGCCCCGCAAACCCTGGTGGAGGCCATCCAGGCCGTCCTGAAGGTGGACAAGGAGCGCAAGTTCAAGGAGAGCGTCGATCTGCAGGTCAACCTGAAGAACTACGACCCCCAGAAAGACAAGCGTTTCTCTGGTTCCCTGAAGCTGCCGAATGTGTGCCGCCCGCGCATGACGGTGTGCCTGCTGTGCGACCTCGTGCACGAGGACATCGCCAAGAAGGAAGGTGTGCCGACCATGAACCAGGAGGATCTGAAGAAGCTCAACAAGAACAAGAAGCTGGTGAAGAAGATGTGCAACCAGTACGACGCCTTCCTGTGCTCTGAGTCGATCATCAAGACTGTGCCGCGTCTTGTGGGCCCGCACATGCACCGTATGGGCAAGTTCCCTACGGTGTGCTCGCCCAGCGAGTCGCTCACAGACAAGATCGTGGAGCTACGCTCGACCGTGAAGTTCCAGCTAAAGAAGGTGCTGTGCCTCGGCACCTGCGTCGGCCACATGGAGATgagcgaggagcagctccgccagaACGTCACGATGGCGATCAACTTCctcgtgtcgctgctgaagaaGAACTGGCAGAACCTGAAGTCGGCGTACATCAAGTCGACGATGGGCAAGCCGCAGCGCATCTATTAGGCAGGCCAGAGTCTGGGCGAGTCGCAGATGCTTCTCTTGTTGTTGAGGGTTTTCGGCGTCTTTGGCTTGTCCAGCACCCCCTTCGCATCAGCGCATGGCGCGGCGCGTGAACCGGATGTGAgcgagcgtgtgcgcatctGTACGCTCTTTTCTTGTCGGTGACGTCCCGTCtgttt from Leishmania infantum JPCM5 genome chromosome 18 harbors:
- a CDS encoding metallo-peptidase, Clan MA(E), Family M41, producing the protein MSFTDAQSPEYQRGINDAERHRRATEENWIRPALGPIVWLGVPFLLAWMYMRRVSLGSPLGSGSASGSGNPFMSMMEQMMPIKKRQFRVDVKGTRFSDVVGIPEAKAEVRQYVDFLTEPNKFTRLGARLPKGCLLTGEPGTGKTLLAKAVAGEANVAFFSCNGADFIELIGGSGPKRVRELFEEARAAAPAIIFIDEIDAIGSRAGKQGGSVSSEENRTINQLLAELDGLSTSADPIVVLAATNFQDNIDKALLREGRFDRKIAIEMPDLSARRELFEHYLNRICTGDPNGRTKDEGGKELALDTSVSNKALADQLADLTPGLSPATVATVVNEAALQSGIAGKPLVQLPDLLEALDNTLMGRKHRNRQSDQSARRTAIHEAGHALTAWMLPVVQKVLKISVTPRGHAMGYTQRAGTEFHEYQTNATLFADMVVMLGGRAAEEVMLGDVSAGAMDDLQRATDVALKQMLAFGMSTHTGLLSYHPDYTQAGRDFTTFSNEAQYRAELEAQKLLAAAHSTAVDIVKRHKDKMEIMVKALLEKKELSTRDIEELWGPRPSTPTVEDIVHKVIEVTGSYAEITATVGPAAAAVATPSIAGVY
- a CDS encoding putative 60S ribosomal protein L10a, with protein sequence MSKIAPQTLVEAIQAVLKVDKERKFKESVDLQVNLKNYDPQKDKRFSGSLKLPNVCRPRMTVCLLCDLVHEDIAKKEGVPTMNQEDLKKLNKNKKLVKKMCNQYDAFLCSESIIKTVPRLVGPHMHRMGKFPTVCSPSESLTDKIVELRSTVKFQLKKVLCLGTCVGHMEMSEEQLRQNVTMAINFLVSLLKKNWQNLKSAYIKSTMGKPQRIY